The following proteins are co-located in the Camelina sativa cultivar DH55 chromosome 12, Cs, whole genome shotgun sequence genome:
- the LOC104730171 gene encoding trihelix transcription factor ASR3-like isoform X1: MHLDSCFEFRVRFLSFCYRMDEGTSGSRRLRSQVAPDWTVKECLILVNEIAAVESDCSNALSSFQKWTMISENCNALDVRRTLNQCRRKWDSLLSDYNLIKQWESRYQGSARSYWSLSVEKRKLLNLPGTVDNEIFEAVSAVVMIQDDKAGTESDSDPEEDDVVDITAAYVGSKRSRQRATVTKEIPPQKTKIQEPRRYRVQEYTQQKPTKAAHPHQNKTMEEKKKKPAEEISTDEEEEEPMNIEEDVEVTEAKLSYKIDLIHAIVGRNLAKDNETGDDISIKDKLKYVKQQGDELIACLSEIVKTLGRLREV; the protein is encoded by the exons ATGCATCTGGATTCTTGTTTCGAATTTCGTGTCAGATTTC TGAGCTTTTGTTATAGGATGGATGAAGGAACTTCAGGTTCACGGAGATTGAGGTCTCAAGTTGCTCCAGACTGGACAGTCAAAGAGTGTCTGATACTCGTGAATGAGATTGCTGCTGTTGAATCAGATTGTTCTAATGCTTTGTCCAGCTTCCAGAAATGGACGATGATCTCAGAGAACTGTAACGCTTTGGATGTACGCAGAACTCTCAACCAATGCAGGAGGAAATGGGATTCTTTGTTGTCTGATTACAATCTGATCAAGCAGTGGGAATCACGGTACCAAGGCAGTGCTCGTTCTTATTGGTCTCTTAGTGTTGAGAAGAGGAAGTTACTGAATCTCCCGGGGACTGTGGATAACGAGATTTTTGAAGCTGTCAGTGCTGTTGTGATGATCCAAGATGACAAAGCTGGAACTGAGTCTGATAGTGATCCGGAAGAGGATGATGTTGTTGATATCACTGCAG CTTATGTAGGATCAAAAAGATCAAGACAGCGAGCAACGGTTACCAAGGAGATCCCGCCACAGAAGACAAAGATACAAGAGCCACGGAGATACAGAGTCCAGGAATACACTCAACAGAAACCTACAAAAGCAGCGCATCCCCATCAGAACAAAAccatggaggagaagaagaagaagccggcGGAAGAAATATCaacagatgaagaagaggaggaaccaATGAACATAGAAGAGGATGTAGAAGTGACGGAAGCGAAGCTTAGTTATAAAATCGACTTGATACATGCGATAGTCGGGAGGAATCTAGCAAAGGACAATGAAACAGGGGATGATATTAGTATCAAGGACAAGTTGAAGTATGTGAAACAGCAAGGAGACGAGCTTATTGCTTGTCTGAGTGAAATTGTTAAAACCCTTGGTAGGCTCCGTGAAGTTTAA
- the LOC104730171 gene encoding trihelix transcription factor ASR3-like isoform X2 — MDEGTSGSRRLRSQVAPDWTVKECLILVNEIAAVESDCSNALSSFQKWTMISENCNALDVRRTLNQCRRKWDSLLSDYNLIKQWESRYQGSARSYWSLSVEKRKLLNLPGTVDNEIFEAVSAVVMIQDDKAGTESDSDPEEDDVVDITAAYVGSKRSRQRATVTKEIPPQKTKIQEPRRYRVQEYTQQKPTKAAHPHQNKTMEEKKKKPAEEISTDEEEEEPMNIEEDVEVTEAKLSYKIDLIHAIVGRNLAKDNETGDDISIKDKLKYVKQQGDELIACLSEIVKTLGRLREV; from the exons ATGGATGAAGGAACTTCAGGTTCACGGAGATTGAGGTCTCAAGTTGCTCCAGACTGGACAGTCAAAGAGTGTCTGATACTCGTGAATGAGATTGCTGCTGTTGAATCAGATTGTTCTAATGCTTTGTCCAGCTTCCAGAAATGGACGATGATCTCAGAGAACTGTAACGCTTTGGATGTACGCAGAACTCTCAACCAATGCAGGAGGAAATGGGATTCTTTGTTGTCTGATTACAATCTGATCAAGCAGTGGGAATCACGGTACCAAGGCAGTGCTCGTTCTTATTGGTCTCTTAGTGTTGAGAAGAGGAAGTTACTGAATCTCCCGGGGACTGTGGATAACGAGATTTTTGAAGCTGTCAGTGCTGTTGTGATGATCCAAGATGACAAAGCTGGAACTGAGTCTGATAGTGATCCGGAAGAGGATGATGTTGTTGATATCACTGCAG CTTATGTAGGATCAAAAAGATCAAGACAGCGAGCAACGGTTACCAAGGAGATCCCGCCACAGAAGACAAAGATACAAGAGCCACGGAGATACAGAGTCCAGGAATACACTCAACAGAAACCTACAAAAGCAGCGCATCCCCATCAGAACAAAAccatggaggagaagaagaagaagccggcGGAAGAAATATCaacagatgaagaagaggaggaaccaATGAACATAGAAGAGGATGTAGAAGTGACGGAAGCGAAGCTTAGTTATAAAATCGACTTGATACATGCGATAGTCGGGAGGAATCTAGCAAAGGACAATGAAACAGGGGATGATATTAGTATCAAGGACAAGTTGAAGTATGTGAAACAGCAAGGAGACGAGCTTATTGCTTGTCTGAGTGAAATTGTTAAAACCCTTGGTAGGCTCCGTGAAGTTTAA
- the LOC104730172 gene encoding probable LRR receptor-like serine/threonine-protein kinase At4g31250, protein MTRDDKFSTVYSLLLIAVCCFAVTTTSGEGDADALLKFKSSLVNATALGRWDSSEPPCSGAKGSNSKWKGVMCSNGSVFAIRLENMSLSGELDVQALGSIRGLRSVSFMRNHFEGKMPRGLNGLVSLVHLYLAHNRFSGEVDGDLFDGMKSLVKVHLEGNMFSGEVPKSLGKLPKLTELNLENNMFTGKLPAFKQKNLATVNVANNRLEGRIPFTLGLMNPTFFSGNKGLCGAPLLPCRYTRPPFFTVFLLALTVLAVIVLITVFCSVCILSRRQGKNQDQSHGHVHVHPPVYGQTEQQYSEKSSQDSKVYRKLANEAVQRDSTATSGALSVGTQSAEEDKRGGDQRKLHFVRNDQEKFTLQDMLRASAEVLGSGGFGSSYKAALSSGRAVVVKRFRFMSNIGREEFYDHMKKIGRLSHPNLLPLVSFYYRKEEKLLVTNYIPNGSLANLLHANRTPDQVVLDWPIRFKIVRGVTRGLAYLYRVFPDLNLPHGHLKSSNVLLDHNFEPLLTDYALVPVVNRDQSQQFMVAYKAPEFTQQDRTSRRSDVWSLGILILEILTGKFPANYLRQGKGADDELAAWVESVARTEWTADVFDKEMKAGKEHEAQMLKLLKIGLRCCDWDIEKRIEIHEAVDRIEEVDRDASGGQESVRSSYVTASEGDHRSSRAMTGEFPLM, encoded by the exons ATGACCCGTGATGACAAGTTCTCGACCGTATACTCTCTGCTATTAATCGCCGTCTGCTGCTTCGCCGTTACTACTACATCCGGTGAGGGTGACGCTGATGCTCTTTTGAAGTTCAAGTCATCTCTCGTCAACGCCACAGCACTCGGCAGATGGGACTCCAGCGAACCACCTTGCTCCGGAGCAAAAGGAAGCAACTCTAAATGGAAAGGAGTGATGTGTTCGAACGGCTCAGTTTTCGCTATCCGTCTCGAGAACATGAGCCTCTCCGGGGAGCTTGACGTACAGGCTCTCGGGTCAATACGTGGTCTCAGGAGCGTCAGCTTTATGCGTAACCATTTCGAAGGAAAGATGCCACGTGGACTCAATGGACTTGTCTCGCTTGTGCATCTTTACCTCGCGCATAACCGGTTCTCTGGCGAGGTAGACGGTGATTTGTTCGATGGAATGAAGTCTTTGGTGAAGGTTCATCTTGAAGGAAACATGTTTTCCGGTGAGGTTCCCAAGTCGTTAGGGAAATTGCCGAAGCTTACTGAGCTGAATCTTGAGAACAACATGTTCACCGGGAAACTACCGGCGTTTAAACAGAAGAATCTCGCTACCGTTAACGTTGCTAATAATCGATTAGAAGGTCGGATTCCGTTTACTCTCGGCCTCATGAATCCTACATTCTTCTCAg GAAACAAGGGGCTGTGTGGAGCGCCTTTGCTTCCGTGCAGATACACTCGTCCGCCGTTCTTCACCGTGTTTCTCCTTGCCCTCACCGTCCTCGCCGTCATCGTCCTCATTACTGTTTTCTGTTCCGTTTGCATTCTCAGCCGCCGTCAAGGCAAAAACCAAGACCAAAGCCACGGCCACGTCCACGTTCACCCCCCAGTCTACGGACAAACCGAGCAACAATACAGTGAGAAGAGCTCTCAGGACTCCAAAGTCTACAGGAAGCTAGCCAACGAAGCTGTGCAGCGAGATTCAACAGCAACATCAGGAGCGTTATCAGTCGGAACTCAGTCTGCGGAAGAAGACAAGAGAGGAGGAGATCAACGGAAGCTACATTTCGTCAGGAATGATCAAGAGAAGTTCACGCTTCAGGATATGCTCCGAGCGTCGGCGGAGGTTCTCGGAAGCGGCGGATTTGGATCGTCGTATAAGGCGGCTTTATCGAGTGGACGTGCGGTGGTTGTGAAACGGTTTAGGTTTATGAGTAATATCGGGAGAGAGGAGTTTTACGATCATATGAAGAAGATTGGAAGATTGTCTCACCCtaatcttcttcctttggtaTCTTTCTATTATAGGAAAGAAGAGAAGCTTCTCGTTACTAATTACATTCCTAATGGAAGCCTCGCTAATCTCCTCCATg CTAATCGAACACCAGATCAAGTGGTTTTGGATTGGCCGATTCGGTTTAAGATTGTAAGAGGAGTTACAAGAGGGTTGGCTTATCTCTATAGAGTGTTTCCTGATCTGAATCTTCCTCATGGCCATCTCAAATCATCCAATGTGTTGCTTGACCATAACTTCGAGCCTCTCTTAACGGATTACGCACTTGTGCCGGTGGTGAATAGGGATCAGTCACAGCAGTTCATGGTGGCTTACAAAGCACCTGAGTTCACTCAGCAGGATCGGACTTCGAGGAGGTCTGATGTGTGGAGCCTTGGAATCTTGATTCTTGAGATTCTGACAGGGAAGTTTCCTGCGAATTATCTCAGGCAAGGGAAAGGTGCTGATGATGAGTTAGCTGCTTGGGTTGAGTCTGTAGCGAGAACGGAGTGGACAGCTGATGTGTTTGATAAGGAGATGAAAGCAGGGAAAGAACATGAAGCACAAATGTTGAAGCTGCTCAAGATTGGGTTGAGATGTTGTGATTGGGATATTGAGAAGAGGATTGAGATTCACGAGGCTGTTGATCGAATAGAAGAGGTTGATAGAGATGCAAGTGGAGGTCAAGAGAGTGTTCGATCTTCATACGTTACTGCTAGTGAAGGTGATCATCGTTCTTCAAGAGCTATGACTGGGGAGTTCCCGCTCATGTAA
- the LOC104730173 gene encoding probable nucleoredoxin 3 produces the protein MAVSTDYKVRFPESDDLYSILATEGIEFLLSHSGEVPLEYLHGKTICLFFSANWCRPCKDFTPELVKLYENLQNRGEELEIIFVSFDHDMTLFYEHFWCMPWLAVPFNLSVLNKLRDKYRISRIPSLVPLYSDDILVAEDVIGLVEDYGPEAFPFTKKRKEELKAIDDSKRVGGQLEKLLTHESRNYVVSRNGSKVLVSKLVGKTIGLYFGAHWCPPFRSFTSQLIDVYNELATTEKGSFEVILISTDRDSREFNINMTNMPWLAIPYEDRTRQDLCRIFNIKLIPALVIIGPEEKTVTTNAREMVSLYGSRSFPFTESRILELKDSLKKEGDSFPKKVKDKKHEHELKLDMAKAYVCDFCKEQGRFWAFSCDACDYDLHPTCVEEQEASLV, from the exons ATGGCAGTATCAACTGATTACAAAGTTAGGTTTCCTGAAAGTGATGATCTTTACTCTATACTAGCAACTGAAGGGATTGAGTTCCTTTTGTCGCATAGTGGAGAG GTGCCGTTGGAGTATCTTCATGGGAAGAcgatttgtctcttcttctctgcaaACTGGTGCAGGCCTTGCAAGGACTTCACTCCAGAGCTGGTAAAACTCTACGAAAATCTTCAGAATCGAGGAGAAGAACTCGAGATCATCTTTGTCTCATTTGATCATGATATGACTTTATTCTATGAACACTTCTGGTGCATGCCATGGCTCGCAGTTCCTTTCAATTTAAGTGTACTCAACAAATTAAGGGACAAGTACAGAATTTCTCGTATCCCGTCACTGGTTCCTCTATATTCAGATGATATCTTAGTCGCTGAGGATGTAATTGGTCTAGTAGAAGACTATGGTCCTGAGGCATTTCCTTTtactaaaaagagaaaagaagaactcAAAGCCATCGATGACTCCAAACGCGTTGGAGGACAGTTGGAGAAACTCCTTACACACGAGTCCCGAAATTACGTTGTTTCCAGAAATGGAAGTAAG GTGCTAGTTTCTAAACTTGTGGGCAAGACCATAGGGTTGTACTTTGGTGCACACTGGTGTCCGCCTTTTCGATCTTTCACTTCTCAGCTCATAGATGTGTACAATGAGCTTGCGACCACAGAAAAAGGCTCCTTTGAAGTCATCTTAATTTCAACAGACAGAGACTCGAGAGAGTTTAACATCAACATGACCAACATGCCATGGCTTGCAATACCTTATGAGGACAGAACAAGACAAGATCTTTGTAGAATCTTCAACATCAAACTCATACCTGCATTGGTCATCATAGGACCGGAAGAGAAAACGGTGACCACAAACGCGAGAGAGATGGTATCGTTGTATGGATCCAGGAGTTTTCCGTTCACAGAATCAAGGATTCTTGAGTTAAAAGATTCTTTGAAGAAAGAAGGTGATTCGTTTCCAAAGAAAGTGAAAGATAAGAAGCATGAACATGAGCTAAAGCTGGATATGGCGAAAGCGTATGTGTGTGATTTCTGTAAGGAGCAAGGTAGGTTTTGGGCGTTTTCTTGCGATGCTTGTgattatgatcttcatcctacATGCGTGGAAGAACAAGAAGCATCGTTGGTTTAG
- the LOC104730176 gene encoding U-box domain-containing protein 35-like, with the protein MAKNRRDRDGGFGTDGVVAVAIDRDKNSQTALKWAVDNLLQKGQTVVLVHVKPRGSSLSSNPSINSNSAKMSQTNGDSSLVCGEPEGSYKQLFLPFRCLCSRKDIQCKDVLLEESDVAKALVEYANQVVIEVLVVGSSSKGGFLRFNKPLDIPGTITKTAPDFCTVYVITKGKLSTKKTASRAAPSVSPLRMQLQQASLKPHPPLPAPTNTRAERQSFESHRRSLDDQSDSSRPPYTRRGLNGRSYGDLSILDSDLSFNSSGRPSIERTSLSLYDNQDPNRTPPRLSNFSDVDYGSFESMTIGRRSMDISSPNAFSTGSFENESFSSASQGVDDVEAEMRRLKLELKQTMEMYSTACKEALTAKHKATELQRWKLEEERKFEEAKIAEEAALAIAEKEKAKSKAAMEAAEAAQRIAEIESRKRVNAEMKALKESEARTKAVNALAKSEVRYRKYSIEEIEDATEFFDDKYKIGEGGYGPVYKCYLDHTPVAVKALRPDAAQGRSQFQQEVEVLSSMRHPNMVLLLGACPECGCLVYEFMANGSLEDRLFRQGDSPALSWQTRFRIAAEIGTVLLFLHQTKPEPLVHRDLKPANILLDRNFVSKVADVGLARLVPASVANTVTQYRMTSTAGTFCYIDPEYQQTGMLGVKSDIYSLGIMFLQLITAKPPMGLTHYVERALEKGNLKDLLDPAVSDWPLEDTTEFAKLALKCAEIRRKDRPDLSKVILPELNRLRVLAEESTQSAVVINSPGPTPTVSQTSSPKL; encoded by the exons ATGGCGAAGAACAGGAGGGACAGAGACGGAGGATTTGGCACTGATGGAGTGGTTGCTGTGGCTATCGACAGAGACAAAAACAGCCAAACTGCTCTGAAATGGGCTGTTGATAATTTGTTGCAGAAAGGCCAAACCGTCGTCCTCGTACATGTCAAGCCTCGGGGTTCCTCTTTATCTTCAAACCCTTCTATTAACTCAAACTCTGCTA AAATGAGCCAAACAAATGGTGATTCCTCATTGGTGTGTGGGGAACCAGAAGGCTCTTATAAACAGTTGTTCCTTCCCTTTCGTTGCCTCTGTTCACGTAAAGAT ATACAATGCAAAGATGTGTTATTGGAGGAATCAGATGTGGCGAAAGCTTTAGTCGAATATGCAAATCAGGTCGTCATTGAGGTGTTGGTGGTTGGTTCCTCCTCAAAAGGTGGCTTTCTCAG GTTCAACAAACCTTTGGATATTCCAGGAACCATCACGAAGACTGCACCTGATTTTTGCACGGTTTATGTTATAACCAAAGGAAAGctttcaacaaagaaaacagcTTCTCGTGCTGCGCCCTCTGTTTCTCCATTACGCATGCAGCTTCAACAGGCTAGCTTAAAGCCACATCCACCGTTGCCTGCACCAACTAACACAAGag CTGAGAGACAGTCATTTGAGTCGCATCGCAGATCCCTTGACGATCAATCAGATTCCTCCAG GCCACCATACACTAGACGAGGCTTGAATGGGAGATCATATGGAGACCTATCAATCCTGGATTCTGACCTATCCTTCAACAGCTCTGGAAGACCAAGCATTGAGCGCACCTCTCTTTCTTTGTATGACAATCAGGATCCAAACCGCACTCCTCCAAGGCTATCAAATTTCTCAGACGTAGACTATGGTAGCTTTGAGTCGATGACAATTGGACGGAGGTCAATGGATATAAGCTCACCAAATGCTTTCTCAACAGGCTCGTTTGAGAATGAAAGTTTTTCATCGGCTTCACAAGGAGTG GATGATGTAGAGGCTGAGATGAGGAGGCTTAAACTGGAGCTGAAACAAACAATGGAAATGTACAGTACAGCTTGCAAGGAAGCTCTCACAGCAAAACATAAG GCAACAGAGCTTCAACGCTGGAAGTTAGAAGAAGAACGGAAATTCGAAGAGGCAAAGATTGCAGAGGAAGCTGCATTAGCCATTGCCGAGAAGGAAAAAGCAAAGTCCAAAGCAGCAATGGAAGCTGCTGAAGCAGCTCAGAGGATTGCTGAGATCGAGTCCCGAAAGAGAGTCAATGCAGAAATGAAAGCTCTCAAGGAATCAGAGGCAAGAACAAAAGCCGTGAATGCTTTAGCAAAATCAGAAGTCAGATACAGAAAGTACTCCATCgaggagattgaagatgcaacCGAGTTCTTTGATGACAAGTACAAGATCGGAGAAGGCGGTTATGGACCTGTCTACAAGTGCTATCTGGATCACACACCTGTGGCTGTGAAAGCTTTGCGCCCAGATGCAGCTCAAGGCAGGTCACAGTTTCAGCAAGAG GTTGAAGTGTTAAGCAGCATGAGGCACCCTAACATGGTTCTTCTGCTTGGAGCATGCCCCGAATGTGGATGCTTAGTGTATGAGTTCATGGCTAATGGGAGTTTAGAAGACCGTCTTTTCAGACAAGGAGACAGCCCGGCCCTCTCTTGGCAAACAAGATTCAGAATTGCAGCAGAGATCGGCACTGTACTGTTGTTCCTCCACCAGACTAAACCAGAACCATTGGTTCACCGTGATCTCAAACCAGCAAATATCTTACTAGACCGCAACTTTGTCAGCAAGGTTGCTGATGTTGGCTTGGCTAGGCTGGTCCCTGCATCTGTCGCAAACACCGTGACACAATACCGCATGACATCAACTGCTGGCACGTTTTGCTATATCGACCCAGAGTATCAGCAGACGGGTATGCTGGGTGTGAAATCTGATATTTACTCGCTAGGCATTATGTTTCTGCAGTTAATAACAGCAAAACCACCTATGGGTCTAACTCATTATGTCGAAAGAGCCCTCGAGAAAGGGAATTTAAAAGATTTGCTCGATCCTGCTGTGTCTGATTGGCCTCTTGAAGACACGACAGAGTTTGCCAAGTTGGCTCTCAAATGCGCAGAGATAAGGCGTAAAGACAGACCTGATCTTTCCAAAGTTATCTTGCCAGAGCTCAACAGATTACGAGTGCTTGCTGAAGAATCAACCCAGTCTGCAGTAGTCATTAACAGCCCCGGACCAACCCCCACCGTTAGTCAAACTTCTTCCCCCAAGTTGTGA